The DNA window CAAGTTCCGCGAGGACCTGTTCTACCGCCTCAACGTCATCACCATCGACCTGCCGCCCCTGCGAGACCGTCCGCAGGACGTGCCGCTGCTCGCGCACCACTTCCTGAAGCTGTACGCGTCCAAGGCGGACAAGAAGGTGACGGGCATCTCTCCGCGCGCCATGGAGGCCCTCACCTGCAACCGGTGGACGGGCAACGTGCGCGAGCTGGAGAACGTCATCGAGCGCGCCGTGGTGCTCACGAGCAACGAGGTCATCGACGTGGAGGACCTGCCGCCCGGCTTCCAGTCGGCGCCGCAGGCCGACTCGGCGGTGGAGGTGTTCAGCCTGGCGCACCTGCCGTACGCCCAGGCCAAGCGCCTGGCGATGCGCGCCTTCGAGCGCCGCTACCTGTCCGCGCTCCTGGAGAAGAACAACCAGAACGTCTCCAGCGCCGCGCGCGCCGCGGGCGTGGACCGCTCCAACTTCCGCCGCCTGCTCAAGCAGTACGAGGTGGCGGGCCGCTCCATGAAGCCCCGCGTCCTGAAGGAGGATTCGGAGGCCGCCGAGCCGTTGGAGGCAGCGTCCTAGGCTTCACCCGTCCTCGCCAGGCTCGCGGAGGCGCTCCGCGAGCTGACGTTGGATGTCCGCGTAGCGCTCGGACAGCTTCGCCTCCTCGCCATTCTGGGAAGGGCTGTAGAAGCTCCGGGCGCGCAGGGCCTCGGGCAGGTAGTCCTCCGGGACGTAGTGGCCCTCGAAGTTGTGCGGATACTTGTAGCCGCCCCCGTACCCCAGCGACTTCATCAGCTTCGTCGGCGCGTTGCGCAGGTGCAGGGGCACCGGCAGCGCGCCTTCCTTCATCACGGCCTCGCGCGCGGCGGCGTACGCAGTCAGCACCGCGTTCGACTTGGGCGCCAGCGCCAGGTACGTGACGGCCTGGGTGAGGGGCAAGGTGCCTTCGGGAAGGCCTACCAACTGGAAGGCTCGCAGCGCGTCCACCGTCACGCTCAAGGCGCGCGGGTCCGCGTTGCCGATGTCCTCCGAGGCGAAGATGACCATGCGCCGGAAGAGGAAGAGGGGGTCCTCGCCCGCCTCCAGCATGCGCGCCATCCAGTACAGCGCTCCGTCCACGTCGCTGCCGCGCATGGATTTGATGAAGGCGCTGATGACGTTGTAGTGCTCCTCGCCGCCCTTGTCGTAGAGCAGCGTCTTCTGCTGGAGCGCCTCCTCCGCCGCCTGGCGGTCCACCCGCGCGCCGCCATGGGCCGCCGCCACCTCCAGCCCCGTGAGGGCCTTGCGCGCATCGCCGCCCGCGGAGGCCGCGAGGAACGTCAGCGCCGCGTCCTCCACCTCCACCTTGCCGTGAAGGCCCCGCTCGTCGGCCACCGCGCGGCGCAGGAGCGACACGAGTTCTTCCTCCTCCAGCCCGCGCAGCGTGACGACGCGGCAGCGCGACAGGAGCGCGGCGTTGACCTCGAACGAGGGGTTCTCCGTGGTGGCGCCGATGAGCGTCACCGTGCCCTTCTCCACGTGGGGCAGGAGCGCGTCCTGCTGCGCCTTGTTGAAGCGGTGGATTTCGTCGATGAAGAGGAAGGTGCGCTGGCGATGCAGGTTCCAGCGCTCCTGGGCGCGGCCCACCGTCTCGCGGATGTCCTTCACGCCCGCGAGCACGGCGGACACCGAGTCGAAGGCGGCGCCCGTGGAGCGGGCCACGAGCCCCGCGAGTGTCGTCTTTCCCGTCCCCGGTGGGCCCCAGAGAATGAGGCTGGGCACCTGGTCGCTCTCCAGCGCCCGGCGCAGGAAGCGGCCCTCCGCGGTGAGGTGCTCCTGGCCCACGAACTCGTCCAGGGTGCGGGGGCGCATCCGCTCCGCGAGCGGCGCCCGGCGTGCCTGCTCCTGCTGACCGGCATGTGCGAAGAGGTCCATGGGAGCCCCAAACCTAGCGCCAGGGGCGCGGGCGTGCCGGGGTGTCTGTCCGGTGGGCAGGCCCTCCGACAAATCCTGGAAGCGCCCGGGCGCCCGCCTGGATTATGAAGAGGGGCGCGTGCAGACCCTCGTCATCGTCGCGAAGAAGGACAACCCCGAAGCGGCGTCCCTGGCGGCCCGCATCCGAGAGCGCTACCCGCACCTCACCGTGCTGGGGGACCGCTCGCTGGCGCATGTCCTGGGGTGGACTCGGGTGGAGGACCGGGAGCTGGCGGCCCGGGCGGACCTGACGGTGGTGCTGGGCGGTGACGGCACCCTCATCTACGCCGCGCGGCTGCTCGGCGGCCGCGGTGTCCCCATCCTGGGCGTCAACCTGGGCAGCCTGGGCTTCATGACGGAGATTCCCGTCGAGGAGCTGTTCACCACGCTGGACGAGGTGCTGGCGGGCCGCTTCCAGGTGGACTCGCGCATGAAGCTCACCTGCCGGCTGGTGCGCGGCGGGAGGGTGCTCATCGAGGATGAAATCCTCAACGACGTGGTCATCAACAAGGGCGCGCTGGCGCGCATCGCCGACCACGAGACGTCCATCGATGGGGTGCCCATCACCACGTACAAGGCGGATGGCGTCATCCTCGCCACGCCCACGGGCTCCACCGCCTACTCGCTGTCGGCGGGCGGGCCCATCGTCCACCCCTCGGTGGACTGCACGGTGCTCTCGCCCATCTGTTCGCACGCGCTCACCCAGCGCTCCATCGTCGTTCCCGCGGACCGGGTCATCCGCATCACCCTGCGCAGCGAGACGGCGGACACGTACCTGACGCTGGACGGCCAGACGGGTCACGGCCTGCAAGGCGGCGACTGCATCGAGGTGGTGCGCTCCGCCAACCGCGTCAACTTGGTGCGCAACCCGCGCGTGGCCTACTTCTCCATCCTCCGGCAGAAGCTCCACTGGGGAGAGCGCTGAAGGACGCGGGCGGCGCGTGTTCCTGTTCCTCTCGAAGGTGCTGGACCTCTTCCTGGCGCCGCTCACCTGGGCCCTGTTGCTCCTGCTCGCGGGGGGCCTTGTGCGCCGGCGGCCTCGGCTCTCCCGCGTCCTCTCGGGAGCGGGGCTCGCGGTCCTCTACCTCTTCTCCACGGAGGCGGTGTCCACGCTGCTGACGTACGCGGTGGAGAAGGACGCGCGTGAGACCTTCCAACCGGACGTGACGTATGACGCCGTCATCGTCCTCGGTGGCGCGCTGGACCCGTCCGCGATGGAGCGCTCCGGCCGCCTCGAGCTCAACGCCGCGGCCGACCGGGTGTTGCGAGGCTTCGAGCTCGTGCGCGAGGGCCATGCGCGCCAGGTCCTCATCTCCGGCGGCTCGCTGGACCCGCGCCCCGACCCGGTGGTGGAGGCGGACGTGCTGTCGCGCCAGTACCAGGCCTGGGGGATTCCCGCGGAGCGCATCGTCACCGAGGGCCGCAGCCGGAACACGCGGGAGAACGCGGTGGAGTCCGCGCGCATCATCCAGGAGCAGGGGTGGAAGAGACTGCTCCTGGTGACGAGCGCGGCGCACATGCCCCGGGCCGCGGGCTGCTTCGCCGCGGTGGGGCTGCGGCCCGACACGCTGCCGGTGGACGCGCGGATGCCCGCCACCGAGGGGCGGAGGCTGACGTGGATACCTCGAGCCTCCGCGCTCTCCCAGAGCACGGACGTCCTGCGCGAGCTTGCGGGGCGTGTCGTGTACCGGGTGCGGGGATGGACATCGCCCTGAGGTGAGCGTCAGCCCGCCGCGCGCTGGAGTGGCACCGCCTCCAGGGGCGCCGTGCGCAGGACGGCTTCCTGCCGGAGCCACGACAGCGTGGTGAGCCGGCTCTCGTCGAGGATGCGCTGGGTGGTGATGCGGTCCGGATAGGAGCGCATGAACATGTTCGTGAAGTGCGTGCCGTAGTGGATGTACTCGTCGCGTGTCGGCGCGGAGAGCGGGCGCACGCAGGCCTCGAACTGGGGCTCGTGGAAGTAGGCCAGCGCGAAGCGCTCGCGCGTGTTGAGCACGACCTTGTGCGGCGTCGACAGCAGATAGCCTCGCGTGAGGAACTGGAGGATGTCGCCGGGGAACACGGTGAGGACACCGGGCACGGGCTTCACATAGGTCCAGGGCTCGTCATGCTCGTACATGCCCGCGGAGCTCTCGTGCGGGAGCCAGTTGCGGGGCCGCTTCTCGCCTTCGACGGGAGGCCGGACGTACAGCCCGCCCACGTCGTCCTGCGCGGCGATGACCAGCATCCCGTAGTCGGTGTGGGCGCCGATGCCTCGCGTGGTGGTGGCGGAGCGGGCGGGGAAGCGCAGCACGCGCATGTGGTGCCAGCCGTCATGCGTCAGCGTCGTGAGCGCGTCGATGTCCAGGCCCAGGCCCAGCGCGATGAGCTGCAAGAGCCGCTCGCCCACCGAGCCGAGCTCATCGGCGTGGGCCTGCATGCCTTGACGCCAGGCCTCGTCGGGCCAGGGGCCGGGGCCGTGGCAGGGCCACCGGGACTGCACGCGCGGGTCCGTGAGCGGCACGTCCTTGCAGACGGTGAAGACCTCGGACAGGTCCGCCTCGGACGCGGTGATTTCCTGGCCCGACGCGATGTAACCGGAATACGTCAGGTCGCTCACGCAGCGCGCCTTCACCTCCAGCGGCTGACGGAAGTAGTGCCGGCTCAGCTCGAAGGCGCGCTGGCTTTTCTCGACCTGCGCGGGGCTCATGCGGACCTGGAAGATGCCGTCGCGTCTCCAGGCCCGGACCATGGTGAGCCCCAGGGCGATATCGGCCTCGCGTCCACTCACGGACTGCGGCAACTGGAATGTCTCCAACTCGATCATGGGAACTCCCGCGTGAGGGCGATGGAGAGCTTCCCGGGCTCGGGTTCTGACGTCGGAGATGAAGGGGGAGCTCCGCCGGCGCGCGAGTGGAGCAATCCCTCGCGTTCATCACCAGACGCGGGGCAGAAAACACCCCGGCTCCAGGCCGTCGATGTGTCCGGAACTGGATGCTTACTTGAGGGGAGGCGCGGGGCGGCGCGCGTCGGGCGTGAGTCCCGCGGCGTCCACGCGCGTGATGCGGCCCTCCGGCTTCGCGCGAGGCGCGGGGCGGCCCGTGCGGAACATGTCCGCGAGCACGTCCAGCGGCGTGCGTCCGTCCTTCAGCGCGGGCGTGGTGGGCACGCCCTTGAGCATGTCGTAGCCATCCTTGCCGCTGGCGAGGAAGCTCAACGTGGCGAGCTTGTACGTGGCCGCGGGGTCCAGGGGCTTGCCGTGCACCGTCACCTCCAACACGCGCTGCCCCGCGGGACGGCGCGCGTCGTACTTGAAGCGCAGGCCCGACACCTGGAGGAAGCGGCCAGGGCGCGAGTCCTCCCGACTCAGGCTCACGCCATTCTCCAGGACCGCGCGCAGCGTGGCGCCGGGGACCTCCATCACCACGAGCCCGTCCGTGTACGGCATCACCGAGTGCAGGTCCCTGCGCGTCAGCACTCCGGCGCGCAGCACCGAGTCCGCGCGCAGCGCGCCCCCATTCACCAGCGCCACGTCCGCGCCCGAGGCCTCGCGGAAGGCATCCGCCACGAGCGAGCCCAGGTTCGTCTCGCGCGTGCGCATCTGGGTGCTGCGTGCGTCCAGCGCCACGGGCGTGCGGCCCACGGGCTCCGCGAGGCGGGCGAACAGCGCATGGTAGGGCTGCATCGCCTCGTTGAACTGCGTGTCCTCGGGGACCTTCTTCGTGACGGGAATCAGCGACCAGGACACCTTGCGCACCGTGCCCGTCGCCGTGTCCACGTCCAGCGTGAGCCGGCCCAACTCCAGCGCGTCCGAGTGCACCTTGAAGATGGGCGTGCCCGTGGAGCGGTCCGCCGCGCCCACGTGGTCATGTCCACCCAGCAGCGCGTCGACCTTCACGCACCGGGCCAGCGCCTTGTCCTCCGCGAGCGACAGGTGCGTGAGGCCCAGCACCACCTTGGCCCCCGCCTCGCGCAGCTTCGCCACGGCGTCCTTCGCGGCCGCGCAGACGTCCCCGAATTGCGTGTCGGGCCCCGCCTTCGTGGTGGTCTTCGTCTCAGGAATCACCACGCCGAAGAGGCCCACGGGGATGCCGCCCATCTCGCGAAGCTCGAAGGCCTTCACGCCGTCGAACAGCGCGCCCGTCTTCGAGTCCGTCACGTTGGCGCCCAGCCAGGGGAAGCGGGACTGGCGGATGCGCTCGCGCAGCACGTCGTCGCCGAAGTCGAACTCGTGGTTGCCCAGCACCGCCACGTCCAGGCCCAGCGCGTTCCACGCATCCACCATGTGACGGCCCTTGAGGGGCTTGCCGTCCATCTCCAGCAACGACTCCACCGACGGCGACAGCGTGTCGCCCCCCAGCAGCGTGAGGACATGCGGGGTGGGGGACTCGGCCAGCACGCGCTTTCGCAGCGTGGACACCCGCGCGAGTCCGCCCCGGCCCCCGTGCTCCTGCGGCTGCACCTGGTACACATCCGCCAGGTGGAGGAACGTCAGTCGCGTCGTGCCCGGAGCGGGCGCGGCTGCCTGGGAGGTGCTCGGAGCCGACGCCAGGAACAGCGCGAGCGGCAGGAGCAAGACCCCTCGGCGGGCCAGCGCTGTCATCGTCGTCATCGCGAGTCGTTCTCCAGGGGCGCCCGCACGGCGCCGGGCTCGCGGACCTACCGCACTCAGAGGACGAACGCGAGCACCCCGCCCGCACCCACTTCCTTCCCTTCGCGGAGGGCCCGGTGGCTGCTGCGACGTGTCATGGTGTGAAGTTACAGATTTGATGTGAATGCGGTTTGCTCTTGGTTTGCTGTGATTGCTAGGACCCGTCCCATCAACGACAGGGAGGTCGTCACCATGCGACGCAACATGTGGAGTGCGCTGCTGCTGGCCGGGGTGCTGGGCTGCGGAGAGAGCGCGCTCGAGAATCCACGGGGCCCGAAGGGCGAGGAGACAGGACAGGTCGTCCAGCAGCTCAGCGCTTCGAGCAGGCCGGGCATGGGGGCGGTCGTCTACGGCGGAGGGACGACGTTCCGGGTGTGGGCGCCGCTGGCCTCCAAGGTGTTCGTGGCGGGTGACTTCAGCAGTTGGGGTTGGGTGGAGCTGGGCAACGAGTTCAACGGCAACTTCTCCGGCGACGTGGCGGGCGCGGTGAAGGGGCAGAAGTACAAGTTCGTCACGCGCAACCAGTGGGGGAGCGATGCGTGGCGCGCGGACCCTCGCTCGGCGTGGCAGGAGAACTCCACGGGCGCCAGCATCATCTACGACCAGGGCGAGTACTGGTGGAACGCGCAGCAGTTCAGCACGCCGGCCTTCCACGAGATGGTCATCTACGAGCTGCACGTGGGCACGTTCAATGACTCGCCAGGGTGGGGGCCGGGCCACTGGAACAGCGCCATCGCGAAGCTCGACTACCTGAAGGATTTGGGCGTCAACATGGTGAAGGTGATGCCGGCGTATGAGTTCGCCGGGGACTTCTCCTGGGGCTACAACGTCGCCTTCCCGTTCGCGCCGGAGAGCGCGTATGGCCACCCCAACGACATGAAGCGCTTCGTGGACGAGGCGCACTACCGGGGCATCGGCGTCATCTTCGACGTGGTGAACAACCACTGGGGGCCCAGCGACCTGCCCATGTGGTGCTTCAGCGGCGACTGTCTGGGCAACGGCGGGGAGTACTTCTTCACCGACAACCGCAAGTCGACGCCATGGGGCGACACGCGTCCGGACTACGGCCGCGCCGAGGTGCGCGCGTACATCCGCGACTCGATGATGAACCTGCTCGACAACTTCCGGGGCGACGGCCTGCGCTGGGACGCCACGAAGTACATGCGCACGATTGACGGCACGGGCGACATCGCCTCCGCGTGGCAGGTGTTCCGCTCCATCAACCGCGAAATCAACGCGAACAAGGGCTGGAAGATCTCCATCGCCGAGGACTTCGGGGGCGGTGACTCCATCACCAACGACGCGACGTCCGACTTCGCGGGCGGCGCGGGCTTCGATGCGCAGTGGTCGGCGGAGTTCGTGCATCCCATCCGCACGGCGGTCATCGAGCAGAACGACGCGAACCGGAACATGTTCGCGGTGCGCGACGCGATTACCCAGCGCTTCAGCGGGCGGGCGCACGCGCGGGTCATCTACTCGGAGAGCCACGATGAGGTGGCCAACGGCAAGCAGCGGTTGCCGGAGGAAATCTGGCCCGGCAACGCGGGGAGCTGGGCGGCGAAGAAGCGCTCCACGCTGGCCGCGGGCATCACGCTGACCTCGCCGGGCATCCCCATGCTGTTCCAGGGGCAGGAGATTCTGGAGGATGGGTTCTTCGCGGATGGCGACCCGGTGGACTGGGGCAAGCTCACCACCTACGGCGGCATCCACGACCTGTACCGGGACCTCATCCGCCTGCGCCGCAACTGGAGCAACAACACGCGCGGCCTGCGCGGTGGCAACGTCAACGTCCACCACGTCAACAACACGGGCAAGGTGATTGCCTATCACCGCTGGGACAGCGGCGGGCCGGGTGACGACGTCCTGATTGTCGCCAACTTCAGCGGCACCTACTTCCCCACCTACAACATCGGCTTCCCGCGCACGGGCACGTGGTACCTGCGCTTCAACAGCGACTGGAACGGGTACTCGTCCGACTTCGGCAACACCGCGTCGGCGAACACGGTGGCGTATGGCGGGGCCAAGGACGGCATGGCGAACAATGCGTCGTTCGCCATCGGCCCCTACTCGCTGCTCATCTTCTCGCAGTAACCGGTGACAGGGGTTTCGGGCGCCTGGTGCTCGGGCGCCCGATTCCTACACGGTGTAGCGGCGGCCCTCTCGCAGGGGCTCGATGACGCTGGCCTCGGTGTCGAAGTCATCCGGGTAGTGGATGAGGCGCATGCGAGCGCGCAGGTCGGCGGGCAGCGCGGCCAGCTTCTCGTAGGGCGTGTGGACGCCGTAGTTGGTCTCGTGGATGACCAGGTCCGCGCGCGAGAGCCAGTGGATGAGCCCCTCGTCGAAGGCGGTGTCCGCGCTGTAGCCCAGGCACTTGCCCCCCGCGTGGATGCGCAGCGCGGTGGTGGGCACGTGGTGGTACGTCATGCGCGACTCGATGAGGAAGGGGCCGTGGCGCACGGCGGCCTCGGTGGAGAGCGGCGTGTGCTCGAAGTAGTCCTCGAAGTGCTTGTCGTTGGGCTGCTCGCCGCGCTTCTCGATGAGGCACTCCATGCCCGCGGCCAGGTGGCCTTCCCACAGCCGCTCCGCCACGGCGGGGTG is part of the Myxococcus landrumus genome and encodes:
- a CDS encoding replication-associated recombination protein A yields the protein MDLFAHAGQQEQARRAPLAERMRPRTLDEFVGQEHLTAEGRFLRRALESDQVPSLILWGPPGTGKTTLAGLVARSTGAAFDSVSAVLAGVKDIRETVGRAQERWNLHRQRTFLFIDEIHRFNKAQQDALLPHVEKGTVTLIGATTENPSFEVNAALLSRCRVVTLRGLEEEELVSLLRRAVADERGLHGKVEVEDAALTFLAASAGGDARKALTGLEVAAAHGGARVDRQAAEEALQQKTLLYDKGGEEHYNVISAFIKSMRGSDVDGALYWMARMLEAGEDPLFLFRRMVIFASEDIGNADPRALSVTVDALRAFQLVGLPEGTLPLTQAVTYLALAPKSNAVLTAYAAAREAVMKEGALPVPLHLRNAPTKLMKSLGYGGGYKYPHNFEGHYVPEDYLPEALRARSFYSPSQNGEEAKLSERYADIQRQLAERLREPGEDG
- a CDS encoding NAD(+)/NADH kinase translates to MQTLVIVAKKDNPEAASLAARIRERYPHLTVLGDRSLAHVLGWTRVEDRELAARADLTVVLGGDGTLIYAARLLGGRGVPILGVNLGSLGFMTEIPVEELFTTLDEVLAGRFQVDSRMKLTCRLVRGGRVLIEDEILNDVVINKGALARIADHETSIDGVPITTYKADGVILATPTGSTAYSLSAGGPIVHPSVDCTVLSPICSHALTQRSIVVPADRVIRITLRSETADTYLTLDGQTGHGLQGGDCIEVVRSANRVNLVRNPRVAYFSILRQKLHWGER
- a CDS encoding YdcF family protein yields the protein MFLFLSKVLDLFLAPLTWALLLLLAGGLVRRRPRLSRVLSGAGLAVLYLFSTEAVSTLLTYAVEKDARETFQPDVTYDAVIVLGGALDPSAMERSGRLELNAAADRVLRGFELVREGHARQVLISGGSLDPRPDPVVEADVLSRQYQAWGIPAERIVTEGRSRNTRENAVESARIIQEQGWKRLLLVTSAAHMPRAAGCFAAVGLRPDTLPVDARMPATEGRRLTWIPRASALSQSTDVLRELAGRVVYRVRGWTSP
- a CDS encoding isopenicillin N synthase family oxygenase; translation: MIELETFQLPQSVSGREADIALGLTMVRAWRRDGIFQVRMSPAQVEKSQRAFELSRHYFRQPLEVKARCVSDLTYSGYIASGQEITASEADLSEVFTVCKDVPLTDPRVQSRWPCHGPGPWPDEAWRQGMQAHADELGSVGERLLQLIALGLGLDIDALTTLTHDGWHHMRVLRFPARSATTTRGIGAHTDYGMLVIAAQDDVGGLYVRPPVEGEKRPRNWLPHESSAGMYEHDEPWTYVKPVPGVLTVFPGDILQFLTRGYLLSTPHKVVLNTRERFALAYFHEPQFEACVRPLSAPTRDEYIHYGTHFTNMFMRSYPDRITTQRILDESRLTTLSWLRQEAVLRTAPLEAVPLQRAAG
- a CDS encoding bifunctional metallophosphatase/5'-nucleotidase, translating into MTTMTALARRGVLLLPLALFLASAPSTSQAAAPAPGTTRLTFLHLADVYQVQPQEHGGRGGLARVSTLRKRVLAESPTPHVLTLLGGDTLSPSVESLLEMDGKPLKGRHMVDAWNALGLDVAVLGNHEFDFGDDVLRERIRQSRFPWLGANVTDSKTGALFDGVKAFELREMGGIPVGLFGVVIPETKTTTKAGPDTQFGDVCAAAKDAVAKLREAGAKVVLGLTHLSLAEDKALARCVKVDALLGGHDHVGAADRSTGTPIFKVHSDALELGRLTLDVDTATGTVRKVSWSLIPVTKKVPEDTQFNEAMQPYHALFARLAEPVGRTPVALDARSTQMRTRETNLGSLVADAFREASGADVALVNGGALRADSVLRAGVLTRRDLHSVMPYTDGLVVMEVPGATLRAVLENGVSLSREDSRPGRFLQVSGLRFKYDARRPAGQRVLEVTVHGKPLDPAATYKLATLSFLASGKDGYDMLKGVPTTPALKDGRTPLDVLADMFRTGRPAPRAKPEGRITRVDAAGLTPDARRPAPPLK
- a CDS encoding alpha-amylase family glycosyl hydrolase, producing the protein MRRNMWSALLLAGVLGCGESALENPRGPKGEETGQVVQQLSASSRPGMGAVVYGGGTTFRVWAPLASKVFVAGDFSSWGWVELGNEFNGNFSGDVAGAVKGQKYKFVTRNQWGSDAWRADPRSAWQENSTGASIIYDQGEYWWNAQQFSTPAFHEMVIYELHVGTFNDSPGWGPGHWNSAIAKLDYLKDLGVNMVKVMPAYEFAGDFSWGYNVAFPFAPESAYGHPNDMKRFVDEAHYRGIGVIFDVVNNHWGPSDLPMWCFSGDCLGNGGEYFFTDNRKSTPWGDTRPDYGRAEVRAYIRDSMMNLLDNFRGDGLRWDATKYMRTIDGTGDIASAWQVFRSINREINANKGWKISIAEDFGGGDSITNDATSDFAGGAGFDAQWSAEFVHPIRTAVIEQNDANRNMFAVRDAITQRFSGRAHARVIYSESHDEVANGKQRLPEEIWPGNAGSWAAKKRSTLAAGITLTSPGIPMLFQGQEILEDGFFADGDPVDWGKLTTYGGIHDLYRDLIRLRRNWSNNTRGLRGGNVNVHHVNNTGKVIAYHRWDSGGPGDDVLIVANFSGTYFPTYNIGFPRTGTWYLRFNSDWNGYSSDFGNTASANTVAYGGAKDGMANNASFAIGPYSLLIFSQ
- a CDS encoding MBL fold metallo-hydrolase translates to MSLSFIPLGVGDAFSALHYSSCLAVEAEDQVLLVDCPHPIRKMMREASLATGIPLDVDRVSAVALTHLHADHSSGLESMGYFSFFVLRRKLELLAHPAVAERLWEGHLAAGMECLIEKRGEQPNDKHFEDYFEHTPLSTEAAVRHGPFLIESRMTYHHVPTTALRIHAGGKCLGYSADTAFDEGLIHWLSRADLVIHETNYGVHTPYEKLAALPADLRARMRLIHYPDDFDTEASVIEPLREGRRYTV